A section of the Paenibacillus aurantius genome encodes:
- a CDS encoding phytanoyl-CoA dioxygenase family protein, which yields MLETTYVITEQDRKEFREKGYWISPKLLDDDQIARLRKAHDRVWAGDYDGDGYPMHPQSVRPAYEELKLRKLDNGWWVNDEVRQAVTDPVMGRWAADLLETDEIRLWHDQMIYKPGVGDRETAAGNVGWHQDYGYWQATDTTEMITVWIALQDTDLTNGGMMSIAGSHRWGLIPESNSFFDQDMDSLKRKFSALGHDWTEEPCLLKAGQASFHHALTFHGSGPNRTNEPRLSVVAHLMPGGTGYRPRVQHHDNVRLLGPRPYAGQPFDNAYFPLVYSRRNS from the coding sequence ATGCTGGAAACCACCTATGTAATAACGGAGCAGGACAGGAAGGAATTTCGCGAGAAAGGGTATTGGATCTCCCCGAAGCTGTTGGATGACGACCAGATCGCCCGGCTGAGGAAAGCCCACGACCGCGTGTGGGCCGGGGATTATGACGGGGACGGGTATCCGATGCATCCGCAGAGCGTGCGGCCGGCCTACGAGGAGCTGAAGCTTCGCAAGCTCGATAACGGCTGGTGGGTCAACGACGAGGTCCGGCAAGCGGTGACCGATCCGGTCATGGGCCGCTGGGCCGCCGACCTGCTCGAAACCGACGAGATCCGGCTGTGGCATGATCAAATGATCTACAAGCCCGGGGTCGGAGACAGGGAAACGGCAGCGGGCAACGTGGGCTGGCACCAGGATTACGGGTACTGGCAGGCGACCGATACCACCGAGATGATCACCGTATGGATCGCTTTGCAGGACACCGACCTGACCAACGGCGGGATGATGAGCATCGCGGGCTCCCACCGTTGGGGCCTGATTCCGGAAAGCAACAGCTTCTTCGACCAGGACATGGATTCCCTGAAGCGCAAATTTTCCGCTCTCGGCCACGATTGGACGGAAGAGCCCTGCCTTCTAAAAGCCGGTCAGGCGAGCTTTCATCACGCTTTGACCTTTCACGGGTCCGGCCCCAACCGGACGAACGAGCCCAGGCTATCGGTTGTCGCTCATCTGATGCCGGGCGGGACCGGCTACCGCCCCCGGGTCCAGCATCATGACAACGTCCGTCTGCTGGGTCCTCGTCCTTACGCCGGACAGCCTTTTGACAATGCTTACTTCCCCTTGGTTTACTCCCGCCGCAACAGCTGA
- a CDS encoding 2Fe-2S iron-sulfur cluster-binding protein codes for MATVKVEGKGEFQVENGTKLVLALEDNGVDILHRCGGNAKCTTCRVEVLEGDAGPVSEKEKAALELKGGAPDNVRLSCQVHVEGDLTVRALRTASESGLEPGPRPEE; via the coding sequence ATGGCAACCGTTAAAGTGGAAGGCAAAGGCGAATTCCAGGTGGAGAACGGAACGAAGCTCGTTCTGGCTCTGGAGGACAACGGAGTCGACATCCTGCACCGCTGCGGAGGGAATGCGAAATGCACGACCTGCCGGGTGGAAGTGCTCGAAGGGGATGCTGGTCCGGTTAGCGAGAAGGAGAAAGCGGCGCTGGAGCTGAAGGGCGGGGCGCCGGATAACGTCCGTCTCTCCTGTCAGGTCCATGTAGAGGGCGACCTAACCGTCCGTGCTCTGCGTACGGCCTCCGAATCCGGCCTGGAGCCGGGGCCGCGGCCGGAGGAGTAA
- a CDS encoding M20/M25/M40 family metallo-hydrolase, translating to MIQQDRVIQEFMELVQVNSETKHEQEISKVLKEKFASLGFSVEEDDSAAKTGHGSGNLIFTLPANTGNPQAPRLFFTCHMDTVAPGNNIKPQLHADGYIRSDGTTILGADDKAGISALLEAIRVLKEQKLEHPQLQVVITAGEESGLVGARAMEAKWIQADYGFALDSNGKIGDIAVAAPSMDKIAITFYGKSAHAGVNPEDGVSAIQVASKAVSRMPLGRIDHETTANVGSFAGGGETNVVCDKVVLKTEARSLDTRKLERQVEAMRRASFEAAEEMGARAEFESYLKYPSFRWDETAPVVQLAMKALRRAGAEPRTFHSGGGSDANIFNGMGIPTVNLAVGYENIHTTKEQIKAADLGRVAETVVAIIQEAVGSGQA from the coding sequence ATGATCCAGCAGGACCGAGTGATCCAGGAATTTATGGAACTGGTACAGGTTAACAGCGAGACGAAGCACGAGCAGGAGATTTCCAAAGTTCTTAAGGAGAAATTCGCTTCCTTGGGATTTTCCGTAGAAGAGGACGACAGCGCGGCCAAGACGGGGCACGGCTCGGGTAATCTGATCTTTACGCTCCCGGCAAATACCGGGAACCCGCAGGCCCCCCGGCTGTTTTTTACCTGCCATATGGACACGGTGGCGCCCGGGAATAACATCAAGCCGCAGCTTCATGCGGACGGATACATACGCAGTGACGGCACAACCATACTAGGGGCGGATGACAAGGCTGGGATTTCCGCTCTCCTGGAAGCCATTCGCGTCCTGAAGGAGCAAAAGCTGGAGCATCCCCAGCTTCAAGTGGTCATCACAGCCGGGGAAGAGTCCGGCCTGGTGGGCGCGCGGGCCATGGAAGCGAAGTGGATCCAGGCCGATTACGGCTTTGCTCTGGATTCGAACGGCAAGATCGGGGACATTGCGGTGGCCGCTCCCTCCATGGACAAGATCGCCATTACCTTCTATGGCAAATCCGCCCATGCCGGGGTCAACCCGGAGGATGGCGTCAGCGCCATTCAGGTGGCGAGCAAGGCGGTCTCCCGCATGCCGCTCGGACGGATCGACCATGAAACGACGGCCAATGTCGGAAGCTTCGCCGGAGGCGGCGAAACGAACGTCGTGTGCGACAAGGTGGTGCTGAAGACGGAAGCGCGCAGTCTCGATACCCGCAAGCTGGAGCGGCAGGTGGAAGCGATGCGCCGGGCGTCGTTCGAAGCGGCCGAGGAGATGGGAGCCCGTGCGGAATTCGAGAGCTACCTGAAGTATCCTTCCTTTCGGTGGGACGAAACGGCTCCTGTCGTCCAATTGGCTATGAAGGCCCTGCGCCGCGCTGGAGCGGAGCCGAGAACGTTCCATTCCGGCGGGGGGAGTGACGCGAACATTTTCAACGGCATGGGGATTCCTACCGTCAACCTGGCCGTCGGGTATGAGAATATTCATACGACGAAGGAACAGATCAAGGCCGCCGATTTGGGCCGCGTCGCCGAGACGGTTGTGGCCATTATCCAGGAAGCGGTCGGCAGCGGGCAGGCCTAG
- the prli42 gene encoding stressosome-associated protein Prli42 produces MITRKWWFRAFVYVMLASMVLSTLLFSFAFLFQ; encoded by the coding sequence TTGATTACCCGCAAATGGTGGTTTCGCGCTTTCGTCTATGTCATGCTGGCGAGCATGGTTCTCTCTACCCTGCTGTTTTCCTTCGCATTCCTGTTTCAATAA